Below is a genomic region from Triticum dicoccoides isolate Atlit2015 ecotype Zavitan chromosome 5A, WEW_v2.0, whole genome shotgun sequence.
ACGATCTCCTCCAGCTCGTCGATGAGCAGCACCTCCTTCTGGCAGTTGGTCACGGGCCACCGCCGGAGGATGCCCTCCACCACGGCGCCGGCCAGCCCCGGCTCCTTGTGCACGAACTGCAGCACGCAGTAGACGAGCTGGCGGTGGTAGGCGTGGAGCCACCGCGCGCGGTGCAGCGGCAGCAGCACCCGGAGCAGGAACCCGCGGTGCTCCTCCTTGAGCGGCACCGCGAAGCCGTTGATGATGCTGCCGCAGATCTCCAGCAGCTCCGCCACACCGCCGCCGCACTCGTGGACGGACGCCAGGAGGGCCGCCGACATGGAGCGGCGCATGAAGGCGCGCTCCGGGGTCAGCTTGGCGTAGAGCTGGTGGTACGCGGTCTTGAGCCGGTCGCGCTCGCGGGGGTCCTCGGAGGCGAAGAGCGCCAGGAGCGACGTGAGGAAGGGGCGGTCGACGTGGTTGCGGAGGGCCTTGGCGTCGGCCGCGGCGATGACGGCGAGGAGCACGTCGTAGACCGCCTGGAGGTGCGGCCACGACGGGAGCAGCGACGCCGAGGGGGCCTCCTCGTCCGCCGCCTCGGCGAGCACCGACGGGCAGCACGCCGGCGGCGGCATCGTGCGGAACAGGTTGGCGGCGAGCATCTTGACCAGCGCGACCATGACGAGGTGGTCCAGCCCGGGCGGCTGGTTCTTGCCGCTGGAGCGCACGGCGGCGAGCACCTCCTCGAGCCGCTCCAGCTTGGCGTCCCGCTCGGCGGCGTCGTCGTCGTCCGCAAACGTGAAGACCCGGCAGCAGGAGGCGATCTTGTCGATGAGGCTCTCAGCCTCGGGctccggctccggcggcggcagctTGTTGccagccgccgcggccgccgcggcAAACACGAAGACGCCGTCGGGGTTGTCGAGCTGGAGCAGGTGCAGCAGCGTGGTGGACGTCCTCTTCTTCCTCGGCGGCGGCACCGTGGCGACGACCTCCACCTCGGCGCCCATCGGCCAGCACCCCCtgagcagcgacgaggaccccaCCTTGGCAGCGACGGCACGGCGCTATCAAGGGCGTCACGGGCGGAGAGACACCGCGGGCGGCAACTTAAAGAGGCCCGACTCAGCTCGAGGAAGGAGGAAGCCGCCAAGCGGTGGCGGTGGTTTCGCCGCCCGGACGGTCGCGCGCTCGGGAAACGCCGCGCGTTGGGGAGGACGTCCAGGGTGGTCGTTGGCCGCTACTTGAGCCCCAATCCAAGCTTGGATCTTCCTGGCTCGTCACGTCGCCACCTTTGcgtcgcagagagagagagagagagagagagagagagagagagagagagagagagagagagagagggagagggagagggagcgggaGAGGGAGCGGCCCCGCGGGTACGCACGCTCGCACCATGGTGGTCGTCGCTTTATACGCGGGAGGCAGAACCGATGCGCCACCCTTGGCGCCGAGCGTCCTTGACACGTCCACGTCCACGTCCGGCCGGCACTGGCGTTGGCGAGGCCGTGATTCGCCCATGAACCCACAGCGCGCGGGCGGGCGGTGGATTCAGCCGGATCGGCACTGCTGACTTGCCTGCTCGGCTGGTGCTGCCGCTGGGCATGTGATGGTGTGGCCGTGGTCCTCTTGGCTCACAGGCTCACAGGCGAGAGCATGCAAGAGCACGACGCAAACGGCAAATCCAATGTTGACCGTGTTAGACTGtatttttttttagcatcagtacagacacaagcgctcatatacacgtgcatacactcacccctatgaacgcacacaggcggctcgtcgtcgacgggaacgtctcctcccactgaaagcgtatcgccggaaatcctgaaataaatccaggaataatgcgagcaccaggatttgaaccctggtgggttggggataccactgtccacctaaccaactcaaacaCAGATTGATTCGCTGTTAGACTGTATATGTATACGTAGGCTTGTTTATACGTACACTTGTGTATACACCTTGTATTTGTATCCTTTGgtacttatatataatgagatagccgcacCCCCAAGGGTGTCGAGCAGTTGCCCCAATATCCTGGTTTAACATGGTATCAGACTAGGATTTCTTGTGTCTTCCGCTGcaccccctcgcgccgccgccgatcatcgccgccgcctcgcccgatgGCCTCCGCTaaccccgccgccgcctcgacttcc
It encodes:
- the LOC119302712 gene encoding serine/threonine protein phosphatase 2A 57 kDa regulatory subunit B' alpha isoform-like; protein product: MGAEVEVVATVPPPRKKRTSTTLLHLLQLDNPDGVFVFAAAAAAAGNKLPPPEPEPEAESLIDKIASCCRVFTFADDDDAAERDAKLERLEEVLAAVRSSGKNQPPGLDHLVMVALVKMLAANLFRTMPPPACCPSVLAEAADEEAPSASLLPSWPHLQAVYDVLLAVIAAADAKALRNHVDRPFLTSLLALFASEDPRERDRLKTAYHQLYAKLTPERAFMRRSMSAALLASVHECGGGVAELLEICGSIINGFAVPLKEEHRGFLLRVLLPLHRARWLHAYHRQLVYCVLQFVHKEPGLAGAVVEGILRRWPVTNCQKEVLLIDELEEIVDALDQRQFDALAAPICSRIARCATSCSSQVAERALYVWNNERFLEMASAGGAMGRILPPFVASVEDNLERHWSKCVQQVTASVKALLLQVAPDLYDRCAADLAASRDEADARAAARDARWRRLEAAADANGLSGS